A single region of the Pseudomonas sp. VD-NE ins genome encodes:
- a CDS encoding dodecin, with translation MSDHHTYKKVELVGSSASSIEDAINNALAEANKSIKHLEWFEVVDTRGHIKDGKAAHFQVTLKVGFRIASS, from the coding sequence ATGAGTGACCATCACACGTACAAGAAAGTCGAGCTGGTCGGTTCGTCCGCCAGCAGCATCGAAGACGCCATCAACAACGCGCTGGCCGAAGCCAACAAGAGCATCAAGCATCTTGAGTGGTTTGAAGTGGTCGATACCCGTGGCCACATCAAGGACGGCAAGGCGGCGCACTTTCAGGTGACGCTGAAAGTCGGCTTCCGCATTGCCAGCAGCTGA
- a CDS encoding DUF1161 domain-containing protein — MKRIGLAILCSALATSVIAAPKDCEELKNEIEVKIQANAVPSYTLEIVSREEAAKHDVAMVVGTCDNGQKAIIYQKNDS, encoded by the coding sequence ATGAAACGTATTGGCTTGGCGATTCTCTGCAGTGCACTGGCCACTTCTGTCATTGCGGCGCCCAAAGACTGCGAAGAACTGAAAAACGAAATCGAAGTGAAGATTCAGGCCAACGCCGTGCCATCTTACACGCTGGAAATCGTCAGCAGAGAGGAGGCCGCAAAACACGACGTGGCGATGGTCGTCGGCACCTGCGACAACGGCCAGAAAGCGATCATCTATCAGAAGAACGACAGCTGA
- a CDS encoding DUF2388 domain-containing protein, producing MRSPLIAAALGLFLLADVAQAHTLVATSNIIVRASQRTIDFTSDTTTSIRDSKIIREAHDDAASFVASNGDIRGAHLEAALNTLRTRVPEARDASDQILAEAILAL from the coding sequence ATGCGTAGCCCGCTGATTGCTGCCGCCCTTGGCCTGTTTTTGTTGGCCGACGTGGCCCAGGCGCACACCCTGGTAGCCACCAGTAACATCATCGTTCGTGCCTCCCAGCGCACCATCGATTTCACTTCCGACACCACCACGTCGATTCGCGACTCGAAAATTATCCGCGAAGCCCACGACGACGCTGCCAGTTTCGTCGCGTCCAATGGCGATATCCGTGGCGCGCACCTGGAAGCCGCGCTCAATACCTTGCGCACTCGCGTACCGGAAGCGCGCGACGCCAGTGATCAGATTCTCGCCGAAGCCATCCTCGCACTGTGA
- a CDS encoding DUF2388 domain-containing protein: protein MRFLPNLLIPSILFTACWTAPANAFDAFNASTQGTVVSGYATSMVSSAPFDRKLLLAAHDDAAAFVASEGEWRGVRLESALHYLRKTRPKLHVSDLELAEAILVQ, encoded by the coding sequence ATGCGCTTTCTTCCAAATCTACTGATTCCCTCCATATTGTTCACCGCCTGCTGGACGGCGCCGGCCAATGCCTTTGATGCTTTCAACGCGTCGACCCAAGGCACCGTCGTCAGTGGTTACGCCACCAGCATGGTGTCTTCTGCGCCTTTCGACCGTAAACTGCTGCTCGCCGCCCACGATGACGCGGCCGCGTTTGTTGCCAGTGAAGGTGAATGGCGAGGTGTTCGTCTGGAATCCGCGCTGCATTACCTGCGCAAAACCCGACCGAAACTTCATGTCAGCGACCTTGAACTGGCAGAAGCAATTCTCGTCCAATAG
- a CDS encoding DUF4105 domain-containing protein → MRSLGTWLLAGALLLLGNSAHAGLQLRLKTDGLSPAQQQASQALIDEAMQKLPPSFIERLDRRIDVGWTDDMPANAYGQATLVAELDLNRKLLAGLTDGSAAKEKTNRPHGTVRQELLATVLHEITHIYDRARLWPSAERTLIQRCTRRFNSAGLIGIPDECRGQNGRRFTLSDDPRLLDLAGWQQYVGRRGEREQHNRQIARSPDLYEISSPKEFVAVNMEYFLLDPSYACRRPALYRYYQQHFGWAPPAKDACSKTFSFLNAGNDFAKQPLGQVDPERVYAVDYLLAEANQNWVSRWGHSMLRLVICAPGRPRGPDCRLDLDQHLVLSYRAFVGDVQLSSWDGLVGKYPSRLFVLPLAQVIDEYTKTELRSLASVPLNLTREEIEGVVEHAAEMHWSYDGNYFFLSNNCAVEGLKLLRSGSNNNQFVGLDSIMPNGLLEVMKGRGLADTSVLDDPKEALRLGYRFDSFRDRYQAMFDVLKKQLPIKQNTVEEWLSLTAEERREWFERADLRTSAALLLLEQASYRRQLLLAQDEVKQRYLGARELENGGMDKANATLQEILANSGFLSRPAELLDSKGYGLPQPTEFSRLEAESSQRQKKLLALSGDLDAEVRKLLEPKRAAEIAASEENVKQIGAHLRKLHKASGGLELP, encoded by the coding sequence GTGAGGTCACTCGGCACCTGGCTGCTGGCCGGGGCGTTGTTGCTGCTTGGCAACAGCGCCCACGCCGGCCTGCAACTGCGGCTCAAGACCGACGGTCTGAGCCCCGCCCAACAACAGGCCAGCCAGGCGCTGATCGATGAGGCAATGCAAAAGCTGCCGCCGAGCTTTATCGAGCGGCTGGATCGGCGCATCGATGTCGGCTGGACCGACGACATGCCCGCCAACGCCTATGGCCAAGCCACACTGGTGGCCGAGCTCGATCTGAATCGAAAACTGCTCGCCGGTCTTACTGACGGCAGTGCGGCCAAAGAAAAAACCAATCGCCCCCACGGCACTGTGCGTCAGGAACTGCTCGCCACGGTGCTGCATGAAATCACCCACATTTATGATCGCGCGCGACTGTGGCCGAGTGCCGAGCGCACGCTGATCCAGCGCTGCACTCGACGGTTCAACAGCGCCGGGCTGATCGGCATTCCCGACGAGTGTCGCGGTCAGAACGGCCGGCGCTTCACCCTTAGCGATGATCCGCGCCTGCTCGACCTCGCCGGTTGGCAGCAATACGTCGGCCGTCGCGGTGAGCGCGAACAACACAACCGGCAAATCGCTCGCAGCCCGGACCTGTACGAAATCTCCAGCCCGAAGGAGTTCGTCGCGGTCAACATGGAGTATTTCCTCCTCGACCCGAGCTACGCCTGCCGCCGTCCGGCACTGTACCGCTATTACCAGCAACACTTCGGCTGGGCGCCGCCGGCCAAGGACGCCTGCAGCAAGACCTTCTCGTTCCTCAATGCCGGCAACGACTTCGCCAAGCAACCCTTGGGGCAGGTCGATCCGGAGCGGGTGTATGCCGTCGACTATCTGCTGGCCGAGGCCAATCAGAACTGGGTCAGCCGTTGGGGCCACAGCATGTTGCGCCTGGTGATCTGTGCACCGGGCCGCCCACGTGGCCCGGATTGCCGGCTCGATCTGGACCAGCATCTGGTGCTGTCCTACCGCGCCTTTGTTGGCGATGTGCAGCTGTCGAGTTGGGACGGCCTGGTCGGCAAATACCCGTCGCGCCTGTTCGTGCTGCCGCTCGCGCAGGTTATCGACGAATACACCAAGACCGAACTGCGCAGCCTCGCGTCGGTGCCGCTGAACCTGACACGGGAGGAGATCGAAGGCGTAGTCGAGCATGCGGCCGAGATGCACTGGAGCTACGACGGCAACTATTTCTTCCTCTCCAACAACTGCGCGGTAGAAGGGCTGAAGCTGTTGCGCAGCGGCAGTAACAACAACCAGTTCGTCGGACTGGACAGCATCATGCCCAACGGCTTGCTGGAAGTGATGAAGGGCCGTGGTCTGGCGGACACCAGTGTGCTGGATGATCCGAAAGAAGCGTTGCGTCTGGGCTATCGCTTCGACTCGTTCCGCGATCGCTATCAGGCGATGTTCGATGTGTTGAAGAAACAATTGCCAATCAAACAGAACACCGTCGAGGAATGGCTTTCGCTGACAGCCGAAGAACGCCGTGAGTGGTTTGAGCGCGCCGACTTGCGCACCAGCGCCGCCCTGCTGCTGTTGGAGCAGGCCAGTTATCGACGCCAGTTGTTGCTGGCTCAGGATGAGGTCAAGCAACGCTACCTCGGCGCGCGGGAGCTGGAAAACGGCGGTATGGACAAGGCCAACGCGACCTTGCAGGAAATCCTCGCCAACAGCGGGTTCCTTAGCCGTCCGGCGGAATTGCTCGATTCCAAGGGTTACGGATTGCCGCAGCCAACCGAGTTCAGTCGACTCGAAGCCGAGAGCAGTCAGCGGCAGAAAAAGCTGCTGGCACTGTCCGGTGACCTGGACGCAGAAGTGCGCAAATTGCTGGAGCCGAAGCGGGCCGCCGAAATTGCGGCCAGTGAGGAGAATGTGAAGCAGATCGGCGCGCATCTGCGCAAACTGCACAAGGCCTCCGGCGGACTGGAGCTGCCCTGA
- a CDS encoding LLM class flavin-dependent oxidoreductase, whose translation MKQLSDVKFSTLDLVPVRENGSPAQSLRNSLDLAQHVEKFGYTRFWVAEHHNMDGIASSATSVLLGYLAGGTSTIRVGSGGVMLPNHAPLVIAEQFGTLESLYPGRIDLGLGRAPGSDQMTARALRRERSGSADDFPEDVAELVRYLGPRTPDQRVIAMPGTGTNVPIWLLGSSLFSAQLAGERGLPYAFASHFAPRFMHEAIRVYRNHFKPSAVLDKPYVMLGVPLVAADTDEQADYLATSVYQRILALMRGQSLVQRPPVKTMDGLWLPHEREAVGDFLGLAMVGSPQKIRAKLEVLVEQTQADELIFTSDLYEHADRVHSYELLAQVMKG comes from the coding sequence ATGAAACAACTGTCCGACGTAAAATTTTCCACCCTCGATCTGGTACCGGTGCGAGAGAACGGCAGCCCGGCGCAATCACTGCGCAACTCGCTGGATCTGGCGCAGCATGTAGAGAAATTCGGCTACACGCGGTTCTGGGTGGCTGAACACCACAACATGGACGGCATTGCCAGTTCCGCCACCTCGGTGTTGCTGGGTTATCTGGCGGGCGGGACGTCGACCATCCGCGTCGGCTCCGGCGGCGTGATGCTGCCCAACCATGCGCCGCTGGTGATTGCCGAGCAGTTCGGCACCCTGGAAAGCCTGTATCCGGGTCGGATCGATCTCGGTCTGGGCCGTGCGCCTGGTTCCGATCAGATGACCGCGCGGGCGCTGCGCCGTGAACGCTCCGGCAGCGCTGATGATTTCCCCGAGGACGTCGCCGAACTGGTGCGCTATCTCGGCCCGCGCACGCCGGATCAGCGCGTGATCGCCATGCCGGGCACCGGCACCAACGTGCCTATCTGGCTGCTGGGTTCCAGCCTGTTCAGTGCGCAACTGGCCGGTGAGCGCGGTTTGCCTTACGCCTTCGCCTCGCATTTCGCCCCGCGCTTCATGCACGAGGCGATTCGCGTCTACCGCAATCACTTCAAGCCGTCGGCGGTGCTCGACAAGCCGTATGTGATGCTCGGCGTGCCACTGGTGGCCGCCGATACCGATGAACAAGCCGATTACCTGGCGACTTCGGTGTACCAGCGCATTCTCGCGTTGATGCGTGGGCAGAGCCTGGTGCAGCGTCCGCCGGTGAAAACCATGGATGGCCTGTGGTTGCCCCATGAGCGTGAAGCGGTGGGGGATTTTCTTGGGCTGGCGATGGTTGGCAGCCCGCAGAAGATTCGCGCGAAGCTTGAGGTGTTGGTTGAGCAGACGCAGGCGGATGAGCTGATTTTCACCAGCGATTTGTATGAACACGCTGATCGTGTGCACTCCTACGAACTGCTCGCGCAGGTCATGAAGGGCTGA
- a CDS encoding DUF2388 domain-containing protein — protein MPRLRLLSAAALLAVAANASATSFIVTTDAVVGALKSSSDATSDVTSSFRDDKIVLAARDDAASFVASEGEIRGVKLESALDHIRHQAPQLQATDAQLAQAILTI, from the coding sequence ATGCCCCGTCTTCGTCTGCTCAGTGCCGCCGCCCTGCTGGCCGTGGCTGCCAACGCCAGCGCTACCAGCTTCATCGTGACCACCGACGCCGTTGTCGGCGCTCTGAAATCCTCGTCCGACGCCACGTCCGATGTGACTTCATCTTTCCGTGACGACAAAATCGTCCTCGCCGCCCGTGACGACGCTGCCAGCTTCGTGGCCAGCGAAGGTGAAATCCGTGGCGTGAAACTGGAAAGCGCACTGGATCACATCCGTCACCAGGCGCCACAACTGCAAGCCACTGACGCACAACTGGCTCAGGCCATCCTGACGATCTAA
- the trpA gene encoding tryptophan synthase subunit alpha: MSRLQTRFADLKEQNRAALVTFVTAGDPDYDTSLAILKGLPGAGADVIELGMPFTDPMADGPAIQLANIRALGAKQNLAKTLQMVREFREGNSDTPLVLMGYFNPIHMYGVERFIADAKDAGVDGLIVVDMPPEHNAELCDPAQAAGLDFIRLTTPTTDDARLPKVLNGSSGFVYYVSVAGVTGAGAATLEHVEEAVTRLRRHTDLPISIGFGIRTPEQAAAIARLADGVVVGSALIDHIANATTPAQAIDGVLSLCSALSEGVRKARVS; this comes from the coding sequence ATGAGCCGCCTGCAAACGCGTTTTGCCGACCTCAAGGAACAGAACCGCGCCGCGCTGGTGACCTTCGTCACCGCCGGTGATCCGGACTACGACACCTCGCTGGCGATCCTCAAAGGTTTGCCGGGCGCGGGCGCCGATGTGATCGAGCTGGGCATGCCGTTCACCGACCCGATGGCCGACGGCCCGGCGATTCAACTGGCGAACATCCGTGCCTTGGGCGCCAAGCAGAATCTGGCGAAAACCCTGCAAATGGTTCGCGAGTTCCGTGAAGGCAACAGCGACACACCGCTGGTGCTGATGGGTTACTTCAACCCGATTCACATGTATGGCGTCGAGCGCTTCATCGCCGATGCGAAAGACGCCGGTGTCGATGGCCTGATCGTGGTCGACATGCCGCCCGAGCACAACGCCGAGCTGTGCGACCCGGCGCAGGCTGCCGGTCTGGACTTCATCCGTCTGACCACGCCGACTACTGACGATGCGCGTCTGCCGAAAGTGCTCAATGGCAGCTCAGGTTTTGTTTACTACGTGTCGGTAGCCGGTGTGACCGGTGCTGGCGCAGCAACCCTGGAGCATGTCGAAGAGGCGGTGACCCGTCTGCGCCGTCATACCGATCTGCCGATCAGCATCGGTTTTGGCATCCGCACTCCAGAGCAAGCAGCGGCCATCGCGCGTCTGGCCGACGGTGTAGTGGTGGGCTCGGCATTGATCGATCACATCGCCAATGCAACGACGCCAGCCCAAGCCATCGACGGTGTACTGAGCCTTTGCTCGGCACTCTCCGAAGGCGTGCGTAAGGCCCGCGTCAGCTGA
- a CDS encoding DUF883 family protein, which produces MANTSLRKASLQSMEAEIESLLKSLESLKDDASDESRKTLKVLKSNAESALKHSRHLLSDAYEEVKVKTRETGIATRDYAQEHPWTTAGVAVGAIGLLAAYLLFKRGE; this is translated from the coding sequence ATGGCCAACACCTCTTTACGTAAAGCCTCGTTGCAAAGCATGGAAGCCGAGATCGAGAGTCTGCTCAAATCGTTGGAAAGCTTGAAGGACGACGCTTCGGACGAGTCGCGCAAGACCCTCAAGGTGCTGAAAAGCAATGCCGAAAGCGCGCTGAAACACTCGCGTCACCTGCTCAGCGACGCTTATGAAGAAGTCAAGGTTAAAACCCGCGAAACGGGGATCGCCACCCGCGACTACGCGCAGGAACATCCGTGGACGACTGCCGGTGTCGCAGTCGGTGCGATCGGTCTGCTGGCCGCTTACTTGCTGTTCAAGCGCGGCGAGTGA
- a CDS encoding LysR family transcriptional regulator has translation MSHDLPPLNALRAFEATARLNSVSQAAEQLHVTHGAVSRQLKVLEEHLGVSLFAKDGRGLKLTDAGMRLRDASGEAFDRLRSVCAELTQSTADAPFVLGCSGSLLARWFIPRLGRLNADLPDLRLHLSAGEGDLDPRRPGLDALLLFAEPPWPADMQVYELAAERIGPVMSPLFSGYQRLETAPASALLNEPLLHTTSRPQAWPSWAQQNALDAKALKLGQGFEHLYYLLEAAVAGLGVAIAPEPLVTEDLKAGRLVAPWGFCETPAQLALWLPKRAADGRARQLAQWLKNELRQSDHSPRLNSK, from the coding sequence ATGAGCCATGACCTTCCCCCGCTGAACGCCCTGCGTGCGTTCGAAGCCACCGCCCGGCTGAACAGTGTGAGTCAGGCCGCCGAGCAGCTGCACGTAACCCACGGCGCGGTCAGTCGTCAGCTCAAGGTGCTTGAAGAACACCTCGGCGTCAGTCTGTTCGCCAAGGACGGGCGCGGCTTGAAACTCACAGATGCCGGCATGCGTTTACGCGATGCCAGCGGTGAGGCGTTTGATCGGTTGCGCAGTGTTTGTGCTGAACTCACACAGAGCACCGCCGATGCGCCGTTTGTGCTGGGTTGCTCCGGAAGTCTGCTGGCACGCTGGTTCATTCCGCGCTTGGGGCGGTTGAATGCCGATCTGCCGGATCTGCGTCTGCATTTGTCGGCGGGTGAAGGCGATCTTGATCCTCGGCGGCCGGGACTGGATGCATTATTGCTGTTTGCTGAGCCGCCATGGCCGGCCGACATGCAGGTTTACGAATTGGCCGCAGAACGCATCGGTCCGGTCATGAGTCCGCTGTTTAGCGGTTATCAGCGCCTGGAAACCGCACCAGCCTCGGCGCTGCTCAATGAACCGCTACTGCACACCACTTCGCGTCCGCAAGCCTGGCCGAGTTGGGCGCAGCAGAACGCACTCGACGCCAAGGCGTTGAAGTTGGGACAAGGTTTCGAGCATTTGTATTATTTGCTGGAGGCAGCAGTGGCCGGTCTGGGAGTGGCCATCGCGCCGGAGCCGCTGGTGACGGAAGACCTGAAGGCCGGTCGCCTGGTTGCGCCATGGGGCTTCTGTGAAACCCCGGCGCAACTGGCGTTGTGGCTACCCAAGCGCGCCGCAGACGGACGCGCCCGGCAACTGGCGCAATGGCTCAAGAACGAGCTGCGCCAGAGCGATCACTCGCCGCGCTTGAACAGCAAGTAA
- the trpB gene encoding tryptophan synthase subunit beta — MTQTSNTSNLRNGPDDNGLFGSFGGRYVAETLMPLILDLAREYEAAQEDPAFKEELAYFQRDYVGRPSPLYFAERLTEFCGGAKIYLKREELNHTGAHKINNCIGQILLARRMGKKRIIAETGAGMHGVATATVAARFGLDCVIYMGTTDIERQQANVFRMKLLGAEVIPVVAGTGTLKDAMNEALRDWVTNVDSTFYLIGTVAGPHPYPAMVRDFQAVIGKETRDQLQAQEGRLPDSLVACIGGGSNAMGLFHPFLDDKSVEIIGVEAAGYGIETGKHAASLNGGVPGVLHGNRTFLLQDDDGQIIDAHSISAGLDYPGIGPEHAWLHDIGRVQYTSVTDDEALDAFHKCCRLEGIIPALESAHALAEVFKRAPKLPKDHLMVVNLSGRGDKDMQTVMHHMEQSKQEKH, encoded by the coding sequence ATGACCCAGACTTCGAACACTTCCAATCTGCGTAACGGCCCGGACGATAACGGCCTGTTCGGTTCGTTCGGTGGCCGCTACGTGGCGGAAACCCTGATGCCGTTGATCCTCGATCTGGCCCGCGAATACGAAGCGGCCCAGGAAGATCCTGCATTCAAAGAAGAATTGGCCTACTTCCAGCGTGATTATGTCGGACGTCCGAGCCCACTGTATTTCGCTGAACGCCTGACCGAGTTCTGCGGCGGTGCCAAGATCTACCTCAAGCGTGAAGAGCTGAATCACACCGGCGCGCACAAGATCAACAACTGCATCGGCCAGATCCTGCTGGCGCGGCGCATGGGCAAAAAACGCATCATCGCCGAGACCGGCGCCGGCATGCACGGCGTGGCCACTGCCACCGTCGCCGCACGTTTCGGTCTGGACTGCGTGATCTACATGGGCACCACTGACATCGAGCGTCAGCAGGCCAACGTCTTCCGCATGAAACTGCTCGGCGCGGAAGTGATTCCAGTGGTTGCCGGCACCGGCACCCTGAAAGACGCGATGAACGAAGCCCTGCGTGACTGGGTGACCAACGTTGACAGCACGTTCTACCTGATCGGCACCGTGGCCGGGCCGCACCCTTATCCAGCAATGGTTCGCGACTTCCAGGCTGTCATCGGCAAGGAAACCCGTGATCAGTTGCAGGCGCAGGAAGGTCGTCTGCCGGACAGCCTGGTGGCGTGCATCGGTGGCGGTTCCAATGCCATGGGCCTGTTCCACCCGTTCCTCGACGACAAGAGCGTTGAAATCATCGGCGTTGAAGCGGCCGGTTACGGCATCGAAACCGGCAAGCACGCGGCCAGCCTGAATGGCGGCGTTCCGGGCGTGCTGCACGGCAACCGTACCTTCCTGCTGCAGGACGACGATGGCCAGATCATCGACGCCCACTCGATTTCCGCCGGCCTCGATTACCCGGGTATCGGCCCGGAACACGCGTGGTTGCATGACATCGGCCGCGTTCAGTACACCTCGGTGACTGACGACGAAGCCCTCGACGCGTTCCACAAATGCTGCCGCCTGGAAGGGATCATTCCTGCACTGGAAAGCGCCCACGCCTTGGCTGAAGTGTTCAAACGCGCACCGAAGCTGCCGAAGGACCACCTGATGGTGGTCAACCTGTCGGGCCGTGGCGACAAAGACATGCAGACCGTCATGCACCATATGGAACAGTCCAAGCAGGAGAAACACTGA
- a CDS encoding OsmC family protein: MAIVKKASAHWAGDLKTGIGSISTETGVLREAPYGFKARFEGGKGTNPEELIGAAHAGCFSMAFSMILGDAGLKADSIDTQAEVTLDQVDGGFAITAVKLILKAKIPGATQAQFEELSNKAKEGCPVSKVLNAKITLEASLVS; the protein is encoded by the coding sequence ATGGCTATCGTGAAGAAAGCATCCGCACATTGGGCAGGCGATCTGAAAACCGGCATTGGCTCGATCTCCACCGAAACCGGGGTCCTCAGAGAAGCACCCTACGGTTTCAAGGCGCGCTTTGAGGGCGGCAAAGGTACCAACCCAGAGGAACTGATCGGCGCGGCGCATGCCGGCTGCTTCTCCATGGCGTTTTCGATGATTCTGGGCGATGCGGGCCTGAAGGCCGACAGCATCGACACTCAGGCGGAAGTGACCCTCGATCAGGTGGATGGCGGATTCGCAATCACCGCTGTGAAGCTGATTCTCAAGGCGAAAATCCCGGGGGCGACTCAGGCGCAGTTCGAAGAGCTGAGCAACAAGGCCAAGGAAGGGTGCCCGGTGTCGAAAGTGCTGAATGCGAAGATTACGCTTGAGGCTTCGCTGGTCAGTTGA
- a CDS encoding DUF1127 domain-containing protein, whose product MERTLSSELFFEDKAVNTQASLPLRVIANLMLWQRRISSRHQLARLDSRLLADAGISEAQRYEELSKPFWR is encoded by the coding sequence ATGGAACGTACACTCAGTTCCGAACTGTTCTTCGAAGACAAAGCTGTAAACACCCAGGCTTCCCTGCCTCTGCGCGTTATCGCCAACCTGATGTTGTGGCAGCGCCGCATCTCCAGCCGCCACCAATTGGCTCGTCTGGATTCGCGTCTGCTGGCTGACGCCGGTATCAGCGAAGCACAACGCTACGAAGAGCTGAGCAAGCCGTTCTGGCGCTAA
- a CDS encoding DUF1161 domain-containing protein, with protein MKKFMLAVGLLSLAGGAFAAGKPCEELKSEIAAKIDAKGASNYSLEVVDKGSAADGKVVGTCEGGTKEIVYKRG; from the coding sequence ATGAAGAAGTTCATGTTGGCAGTAGGTTTGTTGAGCCTTGCGGGTGGTGCGTTTGCTGCCGGCAAGCCTTGTGAAGAGCTGAAAAGCGAGATTGCGGCGAAAATTGATGCCAAAGGTGCGTCCAATTATTCGCTGGAAGTAGTCGATAAGGGCTCAGCGGCTGACGGTAAAGTGGTTGGCACCTGCGAAGGTGGCACCAAGGAAATCGTCTACAAGCGCGGTTGA
- a CDS encoding anti-virulence regulator CigR family protein has translation MKMPKRLMAGLGVLMISATPLLASADPRDDHDHGGPQQGHYDNRGDNHGDDHRGPQSDHRGGPPPHDFGPVRQTIRDNHGYFVRGAPPPPGIHLERGRPLPHGYYGERLDNRALGRLPVYPGYEWRRAGGDIVLIAVGTGIVYEILDGVLY, from the coding sequence ATGAAAATGCCGAAACGTCTGATGGCCGGATTGGGCGTGCTGATGATCAGTGCGACGCCGCTGCTGGCCAGCGCTGATCCGCGCGACGATCACGACCACGGCGGCCCGCAACAAGGCCATTACGATAACCGCGGCGACAATCACGGTGACGACCACCGTGGCCCACAGAGTGATCACCGTGGCGGTCCGCCGCCGCACGACTTCGGCCCGGTGCGCCAGACCATTCGTGACAATCATGGCTACTTTGTACGCGGTGCGCCGCCACCTCCGGGCATTCATCTGGAGCGTGGGCGACCGTTGCCGCACGGCTATTATGGCGAGCGTCTGGATAATCGCGCGTTGGGTCGTTTGCCGGTGTACCCGGGTTATGAATGGCGCCGCGCTGGCGGCGACATCGTGCTGATCGCGGTGGGCACCGGGATCGTTTACGAAATTCTCGATGGCGTTTTGTATTGA